A stretch of the Mycobacterium sp. ITM-2016-00317 genome encodes the following:
- the kasB gene encoding 3-oxoacyl-ACP synthase KasB, protein MVSPTTGNGLPDVVVTGIAMSTSVSTDAEGTWKALLDGQSGIRRLEDPFVEEFNLPVRIGGHLLEDFESDLSRVELRRMSYPQRMATVLGRRVWEDAGSPEVDTERLMVSIGTGLGGAEALVFAYDGMREKGLAAVNPLAVQMYMPNGPSAVVGLDRGAKAGVVTPVSACASGSEGIAQAWRNIILGEADIAICGGVEQRIEAVPIAGFAQMRIVMSTNNDDPAGACRPFDKDRDGFVFGEAGAMMVIETEEHAKARGARILARLMGASITSDGYHMVAPDPNGERAAYAMTRAIELAGLQPTDIDHVNAHATGTSVGDVAEGKAINNAMGGHQPAVYAPKSALGHSVGAVGAVESILTVQALRDGIIPPTLNLKNLDPEIDLDVVAGGPRPGNYEYAINNSFGFGGHNVALAFGKY, encoded by the coding sequence ATGGTTTCGCCGACAACAGGTAACGGGCTGCCCGACGTCGTCGTCACCGGTATCGCGATGTCCACAAGCGTCTCCACCGACGCTGAGGGGACCTGGAAGGCGCTTCTCGACGGCCAGAGCGGAATCCGCAGGCTCGAGGATCCGTTCGTCGAGGAGTTCAACCTTCCGGTCCGCATCGGTGGTCACCTGCTGGAGGACTTCGAGTCCGACCTGAGCAGGGTCGAACTGCGGCGGATGTCCTATCCGCAGCGGATGGCGACCGTGCTCGGCAGGCGGGTGTGGGAGGACGCGGGCAGTCCCGAGGTCGACACCGAGCGGTTGATGGTGTCGATCGGCACCGGGCTCGGCGGCGCCGAGGCACTGGTGTTCGCCTACGACGGCATGCGGGAGAAGGGCCTGGCCGCGGTGAACCCGCTGGCCGTGCAGATGTACATGCCCAACGGACCATCGGCCGTGGTCGGCTTGGATCGCGGCGCCAAAGCCGGTGTGGTGACACCGGTTTCGGCATGTGCGTCCGGATCCGAAGGTATCGCCCAGGCGTGGCGCAACATCATCCTGGGTGAGGCCGACATCGCGATCTGCGGCGGCGTCGAGCAGCGCATCGAGGCGGTGCCGATCGCCGGCTTCGCCCAGATGCGCATCGTGATGTCGACCAACAACGACGACCCCGCGGGCGCGTGCCGGCCGTTCGACAAGGACCGCGACGGGTTCGTGTTCGGCGAGGCCGGCGCGATGATGGTGATCGAGACCGAGGAGCACGCCAAGGCCCGCGGCGCGCGGATCCTGGCCCGGCTGATGGGCGCGAGCATCACCTCCGACGGCTACCACATGGTGGCGCCCGACCCGAACGGCGAACGAGCCGCGTACGCGATGACGCGCGCCATCGAGCTGGCCGGTCTGCAGCCCACCGACATCGACCACGTCAACGCGCACGCCACGGGCACCAGCGTCGGCGACGTGGCCGAGGGCAAGGCCATCAACAACGCGATGGGCGGCCACCAACCGGCCGTCTACGCCCCGAAATCCGCGCTGGGCCACTCGGTCGGCGCGGTCGGCGCGGTCGAGTCGATCCTGACCGTGCAGGCGTTGCGGGACGGGATCATCCCGCCGACGCTGAACCTGAAGAACCTCGATCCCGAGATCGATCTCGACGTGGTCGCGGGTGGACCCCGACCTGGAAACTACGAGTACGCCATCAACAATTCGTTCGGATTCGGCGGGCACAATGTCGCACTCGCCTTCGGCAAGTACTGA
- a CDS encoding acyl-CoA carboxylase subunit beta, producing the protein MTTIENPPAPESVNESLDPRDPLLRLSAFFDDGSVELLHERDKSGVLAAAGTVNGVRTIAFCTDGTVMGGAMGVDGCKHIVDAYDVAIEEQSPIIGIWHSGGARLAEGVKALHAVGLVFEAMIRASGYIPQISVVVGFAAGGAAYGPALTDVIVMAPDSKVFVTGPDVVRSVTGEDVDMVSLGGPEAHHKKSGVCHIVADDELDAYERGRRLVGLFCQQGHFDRSKAEAGDTDLKALLPESARRAYDVHPLIEALLDEGVPFEEFQSRWAPSIVVGLGRLAGRTVGVIANNPLRLGGCLNSESAEKSARFVRLCDAFGIPLVVVVDVPGYLPGVDQEWGGVVRRGAKLLHAFGESSVPRVTLVTRKIYGGAYIAMNSRSLNATKVFAWPEAEVAVMGAKAAVGILHKKKLAAAAPEERESLHEALAVEHERIAGGVDSAIEIGVVDEKIDPAHTRSKVTQALAEAPMRRGRHKNIPL; encoded by the coding sequence ATGACGACAATCGAGAACCCGCCCGCCCCCGAGTCTGTGAACGAGTCACTGGATCCACGCGACCCCCTGTTGCGCCTGTCGGCCTTCTTTGACGACGGCAGCGTCGAGCTGCTGCACGAGCGTGACAAGTCCGGCGTGCTGGCCGCGGCGGGCACCGTCAACGGCGTGCGCACCATCGCGTTCTGCACCGACGGCACCGTGATGGGCGGCGCCATGGGTGTGGACGGCTGCAAGCACATCGTCGACGCCTACGACGTCGCGATCGAGGAGCAGAGCCCGATCATCGGCATCTGGCACTCCGGCGGCGCGCGGCTGGCCGAGGGCGTCAAGGCGCTGCACGCGGTCGGCCTGGTCTTCGAGGCGATGATCCGCGCGTCGGGCTACATCCCGCAGATCTCGGTGGTCGTCGGCTTCGCCGCCGGCGGCGCCGCCTACGGTCCCGCGCTGACCGACGTCATCGTGATGGCTCCCGACAGCAAGGTCTTCGTCACCGGCCCGGACGTGGTGCGCAGCGTCACCGGCGAGGACGTCGACATGGTGTCCCTCGGCGGTCCCGAGGCCCACCACAAGAAGTCCGGCGTGTGCCACATCGTGGCCGACGACGAGCTCGACGCCTACGAGCGCGGCCGTCGTCTGGTCGGCTTGTTCTGCCAGCAGGGCCACTTCGACCGCAGCAAGGCCGAGGCCGGCGACACCGACCTCAAGGCGCTGCTCCCCGAGTCCGCACGGCGCGCCTACGACGTGCACCCGCTGATCGAGGCGCTGCTCGACGAGGGTGTGCCGTTCGAGGAGTTCCAGTCGCGGTGGGCCCCGTCGATCGTGGTCGGCCTGGGTCGGCTGGCCGGTCGCACCGTCGGCGTGATCGCCAACAACCCGCTGCGCCTCGGCGGCTGCCTGAACTCCGAGAGCGCCGAGAAGTCGGCACGTTTCGTGCGGCTGTGCGACGCGTTCGGCATCCCGCTGGTCGTCGTCGTCGACGTCCCCGGCTACCTGCCCGGTGTGGACCAGGAGTGGGGCGGCGTGGTCCGTCGCGGCGCCAAGCTGCTGCACGCGTTCGGCGAGTCGTCGGTCCCGCGCGTCACGCTGGTCACCCGCAAGATCTACGGCGGTGCCTACATCGCGATGAACTCGCGGTCGCTGAACGCCACGAAGGTGTTCGCCTGGCCCGAGGCCGAGGTCGCCGTGATGGGCGCCAAGGCAGCGGTCGGCATCCTGCACAAGAAGAAGCTGGCCGCCGCCGCCCCCGAGGAGCGCGAGTCGCTGCACGAGGCGCTGGCCGTCGAGCACGAGAGGATCGCCGGCGGTGTCGATTCGGCGATCGAGATCGGCGTCGTCGACGAGAAGATCGACCCCGCCCACACCCGCTCGAAGGTGACCCAGGCGCTGGCCGAGGCGCCGATGCGCCGCGGCCGCCACAAGAACATCCCGCTGTAA
- a CDS encoding glycerol-3-phosphate dehydrogenase/oxidase, with protein MSGSTALNAARRAAELAELGDGATVDLVVIGGGITGAGIALDAAARGLSVVLAEKHDLAFGTSRWSSKLVHGGLRYLATGNVGIARRSAAERGILMTRNAPHLVRAMPQLVPLLPSMSTASRSLVRVGFAAGDGLRRLAGTPASALPRSRRIDAGRAAALAPTVRRDGLAGALLAYDGQVIDDARLVTAVARTAAQHGARVLTRVAASDATRDAVTLTDAMTGETLRVSARAVVNASGVWAGEIDDSIRLRPSRGTHLVFDAATFGNPVAALTVPIPGEINRFVFAMPEQLGRVYLGLTDEDAPGAIPDVPEPTPGEVRFLLDTVNTALETALRPADVRGSYAGLRPLIDNGAADARSKKDQSRTADISREHAVTESPSGVLTVIGGKLTEYRYMAEDVVDRAAALRGLPAGPCRTRNLPLVGAAANPVAAQRSSTELPGSLLARYGAEAPNVIARATCARPTGPVADGIDVLRAEFEYAVTHEGALTVDDILDRRTRIGLVAADRERALATATEILANSAR; from the coding sequence ATGAGCGGCTCAACGGCGTTGAACGCAGCGCGGCGTGCGGCCGAACTCGCGGAGCTGGGCGACGGCGCGACGGTGGACCTGGTGGTGATCGGCGGCGGTATCACCGGGGCCGGCATCGCGCTCGACGCCGCGGCGCGCGGGCTGTCGGTGGTGCTGGCCGAGAAACACGATCTGGCGTTCGGCACCAGCCGGTGGAGTTCGAAGCTGGTGCACGGCGGTCTGCGGTATCTGGCCACCGGCAACGTCGGCATCGCCAGGCGCAGCGCCGCCGAGCGCGGAATCCTGATGACCCGCAACGCACCCCACCTGGTGCGGGCGATGCCCCAGCTGGTGCCGCTGCTGCCGTCCATGAGCACCGCGTCGCGGTCGCTGGTCCGCGTGGGCTTCGCCGCGGGCGACGGGCTGCGCAGGCTCGCAGGCACTCCGGCGTCCGCGCTGCCCCGGTCGCGGCGCATCGACGCCGGGCGGGCCGCGGCACTGGCGCCGACGGTGCGCCGCGATGGCCTCGCCGGCGCGCTGCTGGCCTACGACGGACAGGTGATCGACGACGCCCGGCTGGTCACCGCCGTCGCGCGGACCGCGGCCCAGCACGGCGCACGGGTGCTGACCCGGGTGGCGGCCTCGGATGCGACTCGGGACGCGGTCACGTTGACCGACGCGATGACAGGGGAGACGCTGCGCGTGTCGGCCCGCGCGGTCGTCAACGCGTCCGGCGTGTGGGCGGGGGAGATCGACGACTCGATCCGGCTGCGGCCCAGCCGCGGCACACATCTGGTGTTCGACGCCGCGACGTTCGGCAATCCGGTTGCGGCGCTGACGGTGCCGATTCCGGGCGAGATCAACAGGTTCGTGTTCGCGATGCCCGAGCAGCTGGGTCGGGTGTACCTGGGGCTGACCGACGAGGACGCGCCCGGCGCGATCCCCGACGTGCCGGAACCGACTCCGGGGGAGGTGCGGTTCCTTCTGGACACGGTCAACACCGCGCTGGAGACGGCGCTGCGCCCCGCGGATGTGCGCGGGTCGTATGCCGGGCTGCGGCCGCTGATCGACAATGGGGCCGCGGACGCGAGGAGCAAGAAGGACCAGAGCCGTACCGCCGACATCTCGCGGGAGCATGCGGTCACCGAGTCGCCGTCGGGTGTTCTCACCGTGATCGGGGGCAAGCTCACCGAATACCGGTACATGGCCGAAGACGTCGTCGACCGAGCTGCGGCGTTGCGCGGGCTGCCGGCGGGCCCGTGCCGGACCCGCAACCTGCCGCTGGTCGGTGCAGCGGCCAATCCCGTTGCGGCACAGCGGTCATCGACCGAACTGCCGGGTTCACTGCTGGCCCGGTACGGCGCCGAGGCGCCGAACGTGATCGCGCGGGCGACCTGTGCGCGGCCCACCGGTCCGGTCGCCGACGGCATCGACGTGCTCAGGGCGGAGTTCGAGTACGCGGTCACCCACGAGGGTGCGCTGACCGTCGACGACATCCTCGACCGTCGCACCAGGATCGGTCTCGTCGCCGCGGACCGCGAGCGCGCGCTGGCCACCGCCACCGAGATCCTGGCGAATTCGGCGCGCTGA
- a CDS encoding TetR/AcrR family transcriptional regulator: MMSIRNPDAGVERRILDAAAECILAYGVERTTMTEIARRARVSRPTIYRRWPDIRWVIAELLTERIAGVLEDVPDRGVPREAMVERVVAVADHLRADEIVQAVIRNAPGLAMTYIADRLGTSQQILIDALAEAIRRGQEEGSVRAGDPRGMAAMCLLITQSTIQSAQMVADLLDNDALNTELGISLDGYLKP, translated from the coding sequence ATGATGTCAATCCGTAACCCAGATGCGGGGGTGGAGCGTCGAATCCTCGACGCCGCCGCGGAGTGCATTCTCGCCTACGGCGTGGAGCGGACCACGATGACCGAGATCGCCCGCCGCGCTCGGGTGAGCCGGCCGACGATCTACCGGCGGTGGCCCGACATCCGCTGGGTCATCGCCGAACTGCTCACCGAGCGCATCGCCGGGGTGCTGGAGGACGTACCGGACCGCGGTGTCCCACGCGAGGCCATGGTGGAGCGCGTCGTCGCGGTCGCCGACCATCTGCGCGCCGACGAGATCGTTCAGGCGGTGATCCGCAACGCGCCGGGCCTGGCGATGACCTACATCGCCGACCGGCTGGGCACCAGCCAGCAGATCCTGATCGACGCGCTCGCCGAGGCGATCCGCCGCGGCCAGGAGGAGGGCAGTGTCCGGGCCGGAGACCCGCGGGGGATGGCCGCGATGTGCCTGCTGATCACCCAGTCGACGATCCAGTCCGCCCAGATGGTGGCCGACCTGCTGGACAACGACGCGCTCAACACCGAGCTGGGCATCTCGCTGGACGGATACCTGAAACCATGA
- a CDS encoding FAD-binding oxidoreductase: MQWNAWGDPAAAKPLSPGIRSLLRQALGIDGEPIEEPTLDQVRLRPSALSPADLDGLTAIVGTDHVATDDRSRLLHAGGKSTLDLLQRKDFGEQDAPDAVLLPVSEDEIAELLRFCVEHRIAVVPFGGGTSVVGGLDPIRGDLRAVVALDLRRLDALHHLDEVSWEAELGAGLSGPDAERLLGERGFSLGHFPQSFRFATIGGFAATRSSGQNSAGYGRFDDMVRGLRAVTPVGVLDLGRAPASAAGPDLRQLLLGSEGAFGIITRVRVRVHPVPEATRFEAWSFPDFATGADALRAVVQTGTGPTVIRLSDEAETGVNLATADNIGEQQITGGCLAITAFEGTEAHVASRHAETRELLAAKGGTSLGDGPARAWEHGRFNAPYLRDALLSAGALCETLETATTWSNVAAVKAAVTDALTTSLADTGTPALVLCHISHVYPTGASLYFTVVAAQRGNPIDQWRKAKAAASDAMVRTGATITHHHAVGADHRPWMRDEVGDLGVTVLRAVKSALDPAGILNPGKLIP, encoded by the coding sequence ATGCAGTGGAATGCGTGGGGCGACCCCGCAGCGGCCAAACCCCTGTCACCCGGAATCCGGTCGCTGCTGCGCCAGGCCCTCGGCATCGACGGCGAGCCCATCGAGGAACCCACCCTCGACCAGGTGCGCCTGCGCCCGTCAGCGCTGTCCCCGGCAGACCTCGACGGGCTGACCGCGATCGTCGGCACGGACCACGTCGCCACCGACGACAGGTCCCGGCTCCTGCACGCGGGCGGCAAGTCGACGTTGGACCTGTTGCAGCGCAAAGACTTCGGCGAACAGGACGCCCCGGATGCGGTGCTGCTGCCCGTCAGCGAGGACGAGATCGCCGAGTTGCTGCGGTTCTGCGTCGAGCACCGCATCGCGGTGGTGCCGTTCGGCGGCGGGACGAGTGTGGTCGGCGGCCTCGACCCGATCCGCGGCGACCTTCGGGCGGTGGTGGCGTTGGATCTGCGCCGGCTCGACGCGCTGCACCACTTGGACGAGGTGTCCTGGGAAGCGGAACTGGGCGCCGGTCTGAGCGGCCCCGACGCCGAGCGGCTGCTCGGCGAACGCGGTTTCTCGCTGGGCCACTTCCCGCAGAGCTTCCGCTTCGCGACCATCGGCGGGTTCGCCGCGACCCGTTCGTCGGGCCAGAATTCGGCCGGCTACGGGCGTTTCGACGACATGGTGCGTGGTCTGCGCGCGGTCACCCCCGTCGGTGTGCTGGACCTGGGGCGGGCACCGGCGTCGGCGGCCGGCCCGGACCTGCGTCAGCTGCTGCTCGGCTCGGAGGGCGCCTTCGGGATCATCACCCGCGTCCGGGTCCGCGTCCATCCCGTCCCGGAGGCCACCCGGTTCGAGGCGTGGTCGTTCCCCGACTTCGCCACCGGCGCCGACGCGTTGCGCGCAGTCGTGCAGACGGGCACCGGACCCACCGTGATCCGGCTGTCGGACGAGGCCGAGACGGGGGTCAACCTGGCCACCGCCGACAACATCGGCGAGCAGCAGATCACCGGCGGTTGTCTGGCGATCACCGCGTTCGAGGGCACCGAGGCCCATGTCGCGAGCAGGCACGCCGAGACCCGGGAGTTGCTGGCCGCCAAGGGCGGTACGTCGCTGGGCGACGGCCCGGCGCGGGCCTGGGAGCACGGCCGGTTCAACGCCCCCTACCTGCGGGACGCGCTGCTGTCGGCCGGGGCGCTGTGCGAGACGCTGGAGACCGCGACCACGTGGTCCAACGTGGCGGCGGTGAAAGCGGCCGTGACCGACGCGCTGACGACCTCGCTCGCCGACACCGGGACACCCGCACTGGTGCTGTGCCACATCTCGCACGTGTATCCCACCGGGGCGTCGCTGTACTTCACCGTGGTGGCTGCCCAGCGCGGTAACCCGATAGACCAGTGGCGCAAGGCCAAAGCCGCGGCATCGGACGCCATGGTCCGCACGGGCGCGACCATCACCCATCACCACGCCGTGGGCGCCGACCACCGTCCGTGGATGCGCGACGAGGTCGGCGACCTCGGTGTCACGGTGCTGCGCGCCGTCAAGTCCGCGCTCGATCCGGCGGGAATCCTCAATCCCGGCAAGCTGATTCCGTGA
- a CDS encoding diacylglycerol kinase, whose protein sequence is MTTPARVTVLTNPASGHGNGSHAAERAITRLHRRGVDVVAIAGRDAVHARQLVEGALDRGMDALVVVGGDGIISLALQVLAQTDIPLGIVPAGTGNDHAREFGIPTRDPEAAADVIVDGLTDTVDLGLIRGDDGTRRWFGTVMAAGFDSLVTDRTNRMRWPHGRMRYNIAMLAELSQLRLLPFRLSFDGRGLDTELTLAAFGNTRSYGGGMMICPDADPRDGMLDVTMVASESRSRLVRLFPTVFKGTHVNLDAVSTERARTVTVDCPVNPEITAYADGEYVCPLPVEVTTVPAALKLLRPA, encoded by the coding sequence GTGACCACGCCTGCGCGCGTGACGGTGCTGACCAATCCGGCGTCGGGACACGGCAACGGATCACACGCCGCCGAGCGCGCGATCACCCGACTGCACCGCCGCGGGGTCGACGTCGTCGCGATCGCCGGCCGCGACGCCGTGCACGCGCGCCAACTCGTTGAAGGTGCCCTCGACCGCGGAATGGACGCCCTCGTGGTGGTCGGCGGCGACGGCATCATCTCGCTGGCTCTGCAGGTGCTCGCCCAGACCGACATCCCGCTGGGCATCGTGCCGGCCGGCACCGGAAACGACCATGCCCGCGAGTTCGGCATCCCGACCAGGGATCCCGAGGCTGCGGCGGACGTGATCGTCGACGGTCTCACCGACACCGTCGACCTGGGTCTGATCCGAGGCGACGACGGCACCCGGCGCTGGTTCGGCACGGTGATGGCGGCGGGATTCGACTCGCTGGTCACCGACCGCACCAACCGCATGCGGTGGCCGCACGGGCGGATGCGCTACAACATCGCGATGCTCGCCGAACTGTCCCAGCTGCGACTGCTGCCGTTCCGGCTGTCCTTCGACGGCCGCGGCCTGGACACCGAACTCACGCTCGCCGCGTTCGGCAACACCCGCAGTTACGGCGGCGGGATGATGATCTGTCCGGACGCCGACCCGCGCGACGGCATGCTCGACGTGACGATGGTGGCCTCGGAATCGCGCAGCCGTCTGGTCCGGCTGTTCCCGACGGTGTTCAAGGGCACGCACGTGAACCTCGACGCGGTGAGCACCGAACGCGCCCGCACCGTCACGGTCGACTGCCCGGTGAATCCGGAGATCACCGCCTACGCAGACGGGGAGTACGTGTGTCCGCTGCCCGTCGAGGTGACGACGGTGCCTGCGGCGTTGAAGTTGCTGCGGCCTGCCTGA
- a CDS encoding DUF3145 domain-containing protein: MRAANQFADATTGVVYIHASPAAVCPHVEWALSSTLNARANLKWTPQPAMPGQLRAVTNWVGPVGTGAALANALRSWSVLRFEVTEDPSHGVDGHRWCHTPQLGLWSGPMSANGDVMVGEMRLRALMAAGADVLAAELDSVLGTAWDDALEAYRDGGEGAEVSWLSRGVG; the protein is encoded by the coding sequence ATGCGTGCAGCGAACCAATTCGCCGACGCGACGACGGGCGTGGTGTACATCCACGCGTCGCCCGCGGCGGTGTGCCCGCATGTCGAGTGGGCGTTGTCGTCGACCCTCAATGCGAGGGCGAATCTGAAGTGGACCCCGCAACCGGCCATGCCCGGTCAGCTGCGCGCCGTCACCAACTGGGTCGGACCCGTCGGTACCGGCGCCGCGCTGGCGAACGCGCTGCGCTCCTGGTCGGTGCTGCGCTTCGAGGTGACCGAGGACCCCAGCCACGGGGTCGACGGCCACCGCTGGTGCCACACCCCGCAGCTCGGTCTGTGGAGCGGCCCGATGAGCGCCAACGGCGACGTGATGGTCGGCGAGATGAGATTGCGCGCCCTGATGGCCGCCGGCGCCGACGTGCTGGCCGCCGAACTGGACTCCGTGCTGGGCACGGCATGGGACGACGCGCTGGAGGCCTACCGTGACGGCGGCGAGGGCGCCGAGGTCAGCTGGCTGAGCAGAGGCGTCGGCTAG
- a CDS encoding serine hydrolase domain-containing protein: MTALDVLDDWPVPTAAAAVVGRSGVLAAHGDTGRRFALASVTKLLVARAAQVAAEEGAVELDADAGPPGATVRHLLAHAAGYEMTSAKVIARPGTRRVYSNYGFTVLGETIEAQSSIPFGTYLTEAVLEPLRMGDTTLDGGTEAAGYGVTSTVDDLVSFAGELLAPALVSEQMHRDAADVQFPGLDGVLPGFGVQRPNDWGLGFEIRGQKSPHWTGTANSTRTFGHFGQSGTFLWVDPRADLALVVLTDRKFGEWAHSVMPALSDEVLRDFGGD, encoded by the coding sequence GTGACCGCACTCGACGTTCTCGACGACTGGCCTGTCCCGACCGCCGCCGCCGCCGTGGTGGGGCGATCCGGCGTGCTGGCCGCGCACGGCGACACCGGGCGCCGGTTCGCGCTCGCTTCGGTGACCAAGCTGCTGGTCGCCCGCGCCGCCCAGGTCGCCGCCGAGGAGGGCGCCGTCGAACTCGACGCGGACGCCGGACCGCCGGGCGCCACGGTGCGTCACCTGCTCGCCCACGCCGCCGGCTACGAGATGACCTCGGCGAAGGTGATCGCACGACCCGGCACCAGACGGGTGTACTCCAACTACGGCTTCACCGTGCTCGGCGAGACCATCGAGGCGCAGTCGTCGATCCCGTTCGGCACCTACCTGACCGAGGCAGTGCTGGAGCCGCTGCGGATGGGTGACACCACGCTGGACGGCGGCACCGAGGCGGCCGGCTACGGCGTGACGTCCACCGTCGACGACCTGGTGTCCTTCGCGGGTGAGCTGCTGGCACCGGCCCTGGTGTCCGAGCAGATGCACCGCGACGCGGCCGACGTTCAGTTCCCGGGCCTGGACGGAGTGCTGCCCGGATTCGGCGTGCAGCGGCCCAACGACTGGGGGCTGGGTTTCGAGATCCGGGGGCAGAAGTCGCCGCACTGGACCGGGACGGCGAACTCCACCCGCACGTTCGGGCATTTCGGCCAGTCCGGAACGTTCCTGTGGGTCGACCCGCGGGCGGACCTCGCGTTGGTCGTGCTGACCGACCGCAAATTCGGCGAATGGGCGCATTCGGTGATGCCCGCCCTGTCTGATGAAGTCCTAAGAGACTTTGGGGGCGACTAG
- a CDS encoding class I SAM-dependent methyltransferase, producing MTTLNETSEDFAGRIVGAIDAASTAILLSIGHQTALFDTMVQLPPATSTQIADAAGLNERYVREWLGGAVAGSIVDYDAAGQTYSLPAHRAALLTRAAGPDNLARVAQFIPLLAEVEQKVIGCFRGGGGLSYAEYPRFHTLMAEQSGEVFDAALLDTILPMADGLPDRLRAGVDVADFGCGSGHAVNVMAQAFPAGRFVGIDFSDEGLAAGAAEANRRGLTNATFVAADVAGYDRADSFDVITAFDSIHDQAHPARVLGNIYRALRPGGTFLMVDIKSSSRVEDNVGVPFAAYLYTVSTMHCMSVSLGLDGDGLGTCWGRELATEMLADAGFADVQVHEIDSDPINYYYVATK from the coding sequence ATGACCACACTGAACGAGACCAGCGAGGATTTCGCCGGACGCATCGTCGGAGCCATCGACGCCGCCAGCACCGCGATTCTGTTGTCGATCGGTCACCAGACCGCGCTGTTCGACACCATGGTCCAGCTGCCGCCTGCCACCAGCACGCAGATCGCCGACGCGGCCGGGCTCAACGAACGCTACGTCCGGGAGTGGCTCGGCGGGGCGGTGGCCGGCTCGATCGTCGACTACGACGCAGCCGGGCAGACGTACTCGCTTCCGGCGCACCGGGCCGCGTTGCTGACCCGTGCCGCGGGGCCGGACAATCTCGCGCGCGTCGCGCAGTTCATCCCGTTGCTCGCCGAGGTCGAGCAGAAGGTGATCGGCTGCTTCCGCGGCGGGGGCGGCCTGTCCTACGCCGAGTATCCGCGGTTCCACACCCTGATGGCCGAACAGAGCGGGGAGGTCTTCGATGCCGCACTCCTCGACACGATCCTGCCGATGGCCGACGGGCTTCCCGACCGACTGCGTGCCGGTGTCGACGTCGCCGACTTCGGTTGCGGCAGCGGCCACGCCGTCAACGTGATGGCGCAGGCATTCCCGGCCGGCCGGTTCGTCGGCATCGACTTCTCTGACGAAGGGCTTGCCGCCGGTGCCGCGGAGGCGAACAGGCGAGGACTGACCAACGCGACGTTCGTGGCCGCCGACGTCGCCGGATACGACCGGGCCGACTCCTTCGACGTCATCACCGCATTCGACTCGATCCACGACCAGGCCCACCCGGCGCGGGTGCTGGGCAACATCTACCGTGCGCTGCGTCCGGGCGGGACATTCCTAATGGTCGACATCAAGTCGTCGAGTCGGGTCGAGGACAACGTGGGGGTGCCGTTCGCGGCCTACCTGTACACCGTGTCGACGATGCACTGTATGAGTGTGTCGCTCGGGCTCGACGGTGACGGGCTGGGCACCTGCTGGGGCCGCGAGCTCGCGACCGAGATGCTCGCCGACGCCGGGTTCGCCGATGTGCAGGTGCACGAGATCGACTCGGACCCGATCAACTATTACTACGTCGCGACGAAATAG